In Leptolyngbya subtilissima AS-A7, the sequence GCCATTGGCAACAACTGCTCGATCTGCAGCGGGGCGATCGTCGACAAGAGCGTGATCTTCGAATATTCGCGCATTGGCCCTGGGGTGCGCCTGGTAGATAAGCTGGTGTTTGGCCGCTACTGCGTGGATAAGACCGGCGCCTCGATCGACATGAAGGCCGCTGCCCTCGACTGGTTGATTACCGATACCCGTCAGGAGTTTCCACTGGTGCCGCCTGTGGAGCACCGGGCGATCGCCGAGTTGCTAGAGCAGCATATTTAGAGCGATCAACTCGACGTCTAAGCAAATATCCTTCGCCCCAGAGTTAAATTAACTTTGGGGCTTTGTTTTGGTTAATCTCTATCCTCAGATAGTGGCGGAGAGCCCGGAAAACTGTGGTTTTTGATACAACTACTTCAGAGGCTTTTACCAATTCTTAGAAGATGGTGTAAAAGCTAAGGGCAGCTGTTCACGAACCGAGATAATCTCACAGGCGATTCGGTTCGTAACCGGAGCTGTAAGTCCAACACTTTTATTGTTTGCCCCTGTACCGGAGAAAGTTCCACAATGAGCGATCGCAACCGTTCTTTTCGCCTATCGCGACGGCAGGTGATGCGGGGGCTGCTAGCCTCCTCCGCCTTTGGGCTGACGGCCAAACTGAGCACCGGCTGCGCCCAGTCGCCCAGCACCGAGGGCAGTGCGGCCACCGATGGTTCTGCCCCAGAAGAAATGGTCGTGGGCTTTATCTACGTCGGGCCTAAGGATGACTTTGGCTACAACCAGGCCCACGCCCAAGGGGCCGCTGCCATGGTCGCCAACGTGCCCGGCATTCGCCTGGTAGAAGAAGCCAGTGTGCCGGAAACCACAGCGGTGGCCGAAGCCATGCGCAGCATGATCGAGATCGACGGGGCCAAGGCGCTGTTCCCCACCTCCTTTGGCTACTTCGATCCCCACATTCTCGCCATGGCAGAAGAGTTTCCCGACGTGCAGTTTTTCCACGCCGGGGGGCTCTACCAGGAGGGTGTGCACCCCAAAAATATCTGTAGCTACTTTGGCTACATTGACGAAGCCCAGTACGTCGCTGGGGTAGTGGCGGCCCAAATGAGCCCAGCGGGCAAGCTGGGGTTTGTGGCGGCTAAGCCCATTCCGCAGCTGCTGCGCAACGTCAACAGCTTTACCCTGGGGGCCAGGTCGGTGAACCCAGATGCCACCACCCAGGTGATCTTCACCGGCGACTGGTCAGTGCCGGTGAAAGAGGCCGAAGCCACCAACAGCATGGCCGACCAGGGCATTGAAGTGATCACCTGCCACGTCGACAGCCCCAAGGTGGTGATGGAGACCGCCGAACGGCGCGGGGTGATGACCTCAGGCTACCACGCTGACCAGAGCCCCCTGGCTCCCAAGGGCTACCTCACCGGGGCCGAATGGGACTGGTCCAGCATTTACACTGCCCTCGGCAAAGACTTCATGGCGGGCAAAACCCTCATGACCGACGGCATTCCCCACATTTTGCGGGGTGGGCTAGCCGATAACTTCTGCAAGCTATCGGCCTACGGTCCTGCCGTCAGCGACGAGGCCAAGGCCGCCGGTGATGCCGCCATCGCCGGTATCAAATCTGGCGAGATCGTGATTTACCAGGGGCCACTTAAGACCAACACCGGGGACGAAATTTTGCCCGCCGACCAGCAGCTCAAAACCGACAATGTCGAGCTTGAGAAAATGGACTACTTTGTCGAGGGTGTCATTGGGTCCATCAGCTAGGACATCACTATGGCGTCTACAACAACCTGGCGGCGATCTTTAGAATCGGTGGCGCTGCCCTTCGGGGCAGTGCTGTCTGCCCTGGTGATCTTTGGGGGGTTTTGCGCTCTGGCTGGAGCCAACCCTTTGGCCGTGTACGCCTCTATCTATCGGGCCGCCTTTGGCAGCTGGAGCGCCTGGCAAAATACTCTGCTGCGGGCCTCACCGCTAATGCTTACGGCCCTGTGCACGGCCCTACCGGCTCGGCTGGGGCTAGTGATTATTGGCAACGAGGGGGCTCTGGTGATCGGGGGGCTGGCAGCGGTGCTGGTGGGGCTGGCCATGGGATCGAGTCTATCCGGCAGCCTCGTACTGCTGGCTATGGCCCTGGGCAGCTTGGTAGCCGGCGGCCTATGGATTACGGTGGCAGGAGCCTTGCGCCACTACCGGGGGGTGAACGAAACCATCAGCAGCTTGCTGCTGAACTACGTTGCGATCGCCCTAATGAACCACCTTGTTCAAGGCCCCCTGCGCGACCCCGCCTTTGTCAGCAAGCCCTCCAGCTTTGAGATTGCTCCAACAGCTTGGCTGGGCAACCTACCCGATACCCGGGTTCACTGGGGGTTGGTTTACGGTCTGGTGGCCTCGGCCCTGGCATACATTTTGATGCAGCGCACCACCTTTGGCTTTGCCGCCCGCACCGCCGGGGGCAACGTGCGCGCTGCCCGCATTGCTGGGCTGCCGGTGGGCAAGCTCACCCTAGCGGTGTGCTTCCTGGCAGGTTCCTGCGCTGGGCTGGCGGGCATGGTCGAGGTCGCCGCTGTGCAAAAGCGGCTGAACGAGTCGATTGTCTCAAACTATGGCTATGCCGGCATTTTGGTAGCCTTTGTGGCCCGCCACAACCCGCTGGCGACAGTGCTGGTGTCGGTGCTGCTGGGGGGCATTTTGGCCAGCGGCGGCATTTTGCAGCGATCGCACAACCTGCCCGACGCCACCGTGATGGTTTTTCAAGGCATCGTCTTTCTCTGTGTGCTCTACAGCGAATCGCTCTACGGGCGCTTTAAGGTGTTTCAGGAGCGGGAGGTCCAGGCTGAAGGTGCGGCTGTGGCTGGGTAGTAAGTGGATGGGTGGCGGGTAGGCGGGTGGATGGGTTGGGTACTCAGCACCTACGGAATGCTCAGCGGAAAGCTTACCGATATCCGGGCCTGAATTATCAACACGTGAGGGGGAGCAATGGCGACGGAAGCACTGGGCTGGTGGGGCGTACCCCTGGGCATCTTGGCCGGTACTTTGCGGGGCAGTGTGCCCTTTCTGCTGGTCAGTTTGGGTGAGTGCCTGACGGAGAAAAGCGGCAAAATCAACCTTGGCCTAGAGGGTACCCTGCTGATGGGAGCGATGAGCGCCTACGCCGTCTCCTACCTAAGTTCGGGCATTGTTGGCCCTACCCTAGCGCCTTGGCTAGGAGTGCTGACGGCGGGGGTAGCGGGCATGGGGTTGGGGGCAATCCACGGGTGGCTGGCGCAGCAGCCCCGGGTCAACGATGTGGCGGTGGGCATCGCCATGATTATCTTTGGCGGCGGACTGGCCAACTTTTTGGGCAAGCCTTTCATTCAGCCCCAGGCTCCCCAGTTGCCCACGCTGGCGGCTGGTGGCTGGAGCAGCCTATCCCAGGTGCAGTCGGCGCTGCAAATTAGCCCGCTGTTTTTGCTGGGGGTGGCGATCGTGCCGTTAATGAGCTGGTTTTTCAAATCAACCCGCTGGGGTCTCTACGTGCGGGCCGTAGGCGACAGCCCCGATGCCGCCTTGGCCATGGGCATTTCGATCTTCTGGGTGCGCATGGCCAGCATTGTGGCGGGTAGCTTCTTGGCGGGAATTGGCGGGGCCAGCCTGTCGCTGTTTTACCCTGGCGTATGGACCGAGCGCATTTCCAGTGGGCAGGGGTTGATGGCGGTGGCCCTGGTTATTTTTGCGCGGTGGCAGCCGTGGCAGTGTCTATGGGCCTCACTGCTGTTTGGCGGAGCCCAGGCCCTAGGACCTGCGTTTCAGTCAGTGGGCATTGACTCGTACTATTACCTGTTTAACGCCGCCCCATACATTCTGACCCTGCTGATCATGATTGTCACCTGCTCACCTAAGCGCACCCTGACGGGCGCTCCGGGGTCTTTGGGGCAGAGCGATTAGCGGCCTGCCTTCTCATCTGAGGACCAAAGTATTCGCAGGATCACTGCAGTGGGATAATGAAAACCGGCGACCCTGAGGTGTTTGTCTTCCAACCCTGGCCGCCCTTGTACCTAGTTTGAGATATTCCCATGACCCAAGCTGAGCAGCTCATTCGGATGGCAGAAGACGAGCTGACAGAGTACAGCACTGACGCCCGCAAGATTGAGAAACTGCGCCGCAAGTTTAGCTTTGCTGTGCCCTATCCCCAGCAGCAGGCCGTGCGGGAGGAAGTGGCAGCAAGCATTCCCAACAACTTTGTCGCAAAGCTGATTGAAGAAAACCGCCAGACGGTAGCCCTGCCCTTTTGGGGCATTGGCGGGTTGGGACTGCTGCTAGGTATTTCAGGCCAGCAACCCCTGGATTTCATTGCTACGGGCATTGGGTTTTACGTAGCCTTTCAAGTGCAGAAGCTGGGCTGGGACTTGCAAGCCAAGCGTCTGGTGCTGCAAACTCTCGATGAGATCGATGCCAGCGTGAAGAATCCAGAGCCGGGGAAGGCCTCTTAGGAGTTTTTCTGACTAGAAGCTGCCACAAAAGAGGTGCGGGGCCTGCACTCTTGAGAAGAAGCAAACAATGCAGATGTTTTCGCTCGCGGAATGGTCTTTGAGGCGATCGCCCAAGGAAACTATTGCCCCAAGTTCTGAGCCTGATGCGTTACGCTGGCGCGGTAGCGCATTCTGCACAACTCTAAAACCTACCTCGATAGCGATCCCCTGCTTTACGGCTGGGGCTGTTGCTAAGTGATATTGACAATCGGTATTTATTTTTCTCTGCTATGGCTGCACCGCTCGCAAACCAAACCGTTTTGATTACCGGCGCTAGCAGCGGCATTGGGGCCGCCTGCGCTCGCCAGCTTGCCGCCGCTGGAGCGAGGCTAATTTTGGTTGCCCGTCGCCAGGCACCCCTAGAGGCGCTGGCGGCAGAACTTCAGCAACAGCACTCCACTGAAGTACTGACGGTGGTGTTAGATGTGCGCCAGTCGGGAGCCGTCGGTGAAGCGATCGCAAACTTGCCTGATCCCTGGCAGGCGATCGACATTTTGATCAACAACGCTGGGCTCAGTCGGGGGCTCGACAAACAGTACGAAGCGCCCCTAGAAGACTGGGAAGCCATGATCGACACCAACGTCAAAGGATTGCTCTACGTGACGCGGGCTGTGGTGCCGGGCATGGTGGCGCGCGGGCACGGCCACGTAGTGAATGTGGGCTCGATCGCTGGGCGGCAGACCTACCCCGGCGGCAGCGTCTACTGCGCCACCAAGGCCGCCGTTAGATCCCTATCAGAGGGGCTGAAGCTCGACCTATTGGGCACCCCGGTGCGGGTCACTAACATTGACCCAGGCTTAGTCGAAACCGAGTTCAGCCTGGTGCGCTTTGATGGCGATCGCGATCGCGCCCAGGGCGTTTACCAGGGTATGACTCCCCTGACCGGCGACGATGTGGCCGACGTCATTGTGTTTGCCGTCACTCGCCCAGCCCACGTCAACATCAGCGATGTCATGCTGATGCCGACCGCCCAGGCCTCTGTATTTCACACCCATCGGCAAGCTGAGTAGTTCCCATTAGGTTGTTTTTTTGAGTTGGCCGCAAACACCTGAGCAGTCGATCACCGCTATACAATGGGCGATGGCACAATCATCCCTTCACTCGCAATACCGACTATGACCCTTTCCGTTGGCAACCCCGCTCCCGACTTTAGCCTGCCCGATGCTACCGGCAAGACCTATAGCCTGGCCGACCTCAAGGGTCAGCGAGTGGTGCTGTACTTTTATCCCCGCGACAACACCCCCGGCTGCACCAAAGAAGCTTGTGGGTTCCGCGATCGCTACGCCGACTACCAGGGCAAGGATGCCATCGTGCTGGGGGTGAGTACCGACGATGCCAAGTCCCACAACAAGTTTATCGACAAGTTCAGCCTGCCCTTTCCGCTGCTGGTGGATGAGGGCGGCGAAGTGGCCAGCCGCTATGGCGTTTATGGCCTGAAAAAGTTCATGGGTAAAGAATATATGGGTATTACCCGCAGCACCTTTATCATCGGCCCCGACGGCAATCTGGAGAAAGTCTATCTCAAGGTCAAAGCCGAAACCCATGCCGACGAGGTGCTGGCCGACTTGGAAACCCTTTAGCCCATGGCTTACTTCGCCCATATTTTACGCACCCTGCTGGGGTTGCTGCTACGCCGCCCCATTCTCGGCACCTGCGTCATTCCGCTGCTAGCCAATGGCAATATTGTGCTGGTGCGCCGCCGTGACAACGGGCTGTGGAGCCTGCCCGGCGGCATTGTTGACTGGGGTGAAGATGTGATCACCTCTGCCGCCCGCGAGCTCAAAGAAGAAGCTGGGCTCCAGACCGTGGGACTAGAGCGTTTGGTGGGGGTATACTCCCAGCCGGGACGCGATCCCCGGTTTCATTCGGTGTGCGTGACGGTGGCGGTGCGGGTGACGGGCAAGCCTTATCCTGCTGATCCCCGTGAAATTTTAGAAGCCTCCGCCTTTAACCCCGACGAACTGCCCTGGGATCGCCTCTCCCACGACCACCGTCAGCATTTGCAAGATTTCTTTAAGGGAGAAACGGTTTTAGCCTAAGCTTTTGGGTAAGTTTGTTGGGTCTGACGGACTGGGCACTGCCCTCCGGTTACCCTAGTGCCATCTACCCACCGAGACCCTATGCCGTTACCCGCCGAGATTCCGATTCGCACTGGCCGCATGAAGCTCCCCAGCGGCAACGTGTTTTGGCATGAGGGCGGTAAATCTCAGGCAGAAACGGTGATTTTCCTGCATGGGTCTTGGCAGGACAGCACCCAGTGGCTACCGGCCATGCAGTGCTTGGCTCCTCAATACCACTGCCTAGCTCCCGATTTGCTGGGTTTTGGCGAGTCGTGGCGAGAGGGAAAAGCTTACTCGGTAGCCTTTCAGGTGGAAGCATTGCACAGCTGGCTGAGCGCTCTGCGCATTCATCGCTTTCGGTTAGTGGGCCATTCTCTAGGAGCCTGGGTAGCAGGCCAGTATGCTCTCACCTACTCCGACCAGGTGCAGAGCCTAACGGTGCTGGCCCCCGAAGGAGTGAACGATCGCGCTTTACGAGGCCGCTGGCAGCGCGATCGCTGGCTGGTTGCCCCCTGGTCGCCCCTGTCTTTGGTGCTGCCCTGGCTGGGTAATGCCGCCTGGGTCAAAGCACTGCGCGATCGCCGCCGCTGTCTGCGCCAGTCTCCTGCCGCCTGCAAGACGCTGTTTCAGCGTCGCACTGCCGCTATCAATGGTGAACTGCTACACCAGGGGCTAGAACAACTTTGGCTGCCGACCTTGGTGCTAGAGGCTGCCGCCGCTGACTCCGTGACCCACCAGCTCACCCATGCTTGGCTGCGCCTACTGCCCGATCCGCAGTACCGCGAACTCACCGCCGTCGATACGCCCTTAGGCGTCGATGAGCAGGAGTTTGCGGCAGCGATCGATCAGCTCAAGCTCCCCGATTTACCCTTTCAGGTGCGTAAGGTACCCCCCGCCCCGCCCCGGTCGACAGTGCCTTAGCTCTCCACGGGGCTAGTGGCCAACGTCGCCATCAGCAGTTGAGACAGTTCTTCGGCCCGATTGAGCACCATGAGATGGCCGCCACCGGGCACAACCACATCGGCACTGCGGTAGCCAAAGGGAAAGATGCGATCGCTGCTGCCGTGAATGTGGACTAGATGCTCAGGCACCACCTGATTGCGCCAACCCACCACCTGATTGATAGCCCACTTGAGAAAACAGGGGTCAGTATCGACCAACACCTGCTTGAACAGGGAGCAGTCATCGCGGTTGTTGAGGCCAAATAGCCAGTTTAAAAGCCCGTGTACCACCCACAGCAACTGCTTAAAGGGCACCACCAGCTGCACCGGCAGCCAGCGAAACACCTTGTAGTAGGCCGGAATCTGCGCCCCCGTAGTCGCGCTAGAAATCACAATCACCTGCTGCGGGCGGCAGAGCTTCGCCATTTCAATCGCCATCAACCCACCAAAGGAAAGCCCCACAAAAATAGGGTTTTCTACCGTGACCTGGGTCAGCAACCGCTGGGCATACTGCTCGATGGACTCGTGGCGCTCGGGGCGCTGCCATAAAATATGCACCGGGCGATAGCCCTCTAGCTGCAAGCGCTGAAACACTCGCCAGTCGGCACCGAGACCGCTGATGAAGTAGATTTCGCGCTCGGCGATCGCAACGTTGCCCTCAGTTGCGATCGCCGGATCTTCAGTCTTGCCCTTAGAAGGGGATGTGGCGGTGCCAACCATACTTGCCTTAGCTCTTGAGCAACTCGATCTCGCGACGAATTG encodes:
- a CDS encoding alpha/beta fold hydrolase; amino-acid sequence: MVGTATSPSKGKTEDPAIATEGNVAIAEREIYFISGLGADWRVFQRLQLEGYRPVHILWQRPERHESIEQYAQRLLTQVTVENPIFVGLSFGGLMAIEMAKLCRPQQVIVISSATTGAQIPAYYKVFRWLPVQLVVPFKQLLWVVHGLLNWLFGLNNRDDCSLFKQVLVDTDPCFLKWAINQVVGWRNQVVPEHLVHIHGSSDRIFPFGYRSADVVVPGGGHLMVLNRAEELSQLLMATLATSPVES
- a CDS encoding ABC transporter permease; this translates as MASTTTWRRSLESVALPFGAVLSALVIFGGFCALAGANPLAVYASIYRAAFGSWSAWQNTLLRASPLMLTALCTALPARLGLVIIGNEGALVIGGLAAVLVGLAMGSSLSGSLVLLAMALGSLVAGGLWITVAGALRHYRGVNETISSLLLNYVAIALMNHLVQGPLRDPAFVSKPSSFEIAPTAWLGNLPDTRVHWGLVYGLVASALAYILMQRTTFGFAARTAGGNVRAARIAGLPVGKLTLAVCFLAGSCAGLAGMVEVAAVQKRLNESIVSNYGYAGILVAFVARHNPLATVLVSVLLGGILASGGILQRSHNLPDATVMVFQGIVFLCVLYSESLYGRFKVFQEREVQAEGAAVAG
- a CDS encoding ABC transporter permease, whose protein sequence is MATEALGWWGVPLGILAGTLRGSVPFLLVSLGECLTEKSGKINLGLEGTLLMGAMSAYAVSYLSSGIVGPTLAPWLGVLTAGVAGMGLGAIHGWLAQQPRVNDVAVGIAMIIFGGGLANFLGKPFIQPQAPQLPTLAAGGWSSLSQVQSALQISPLFLLGVAIVPLMSWFFKSTRWGLYVRAVGDSPDAALAMGISIFWVRMASIVAGSFLAGIGGASLSLFYPGVWTERISSGQGLMAVALVIFARWQPWQCLWASLLFGGAQALGPAFQSVGIDSYYYLFNAAPYILTLLIMIVTCSPKRTLTGAPGSLGQSD
- a CDS encoding NUDIX domain-containing protein, giving the protein MAYFAHILRTLLGLLLRRPILGTCVIPLLANGNIVLVRRRDNGLWSLPGGIVDWGEDVITSAARELKEEAGLQTVGLERLVGVYSQPGRDPRFHSVCVTVAVRVTGKPYPADPREILEASAFNPDELPWDRLSHDHRQHLQDFFKGETVLA
- a CDS encoding alpha/beta fold hydrolase, with product MPLPAEIPIRTGRMKLPSGNVFWHEGGKSQAETVIFLHGSWQDSTQWLPAMQCLAPQYHCLAPDLLGFGESWREGKAYSVAFQVEALHSWLSALRIHRFRLVGHSLGAWVAGQYALTYSDQVQSLTVLAPEGVNDRALRGRWQRDRWLVAPWSPLSLVLPWLGNAAWVKALRDRRRCLRQSPAACKTLFQRRTAAINGELLHQGLEQLWLPTLVLEAAAADSVTHQLTHAWLRLLPDPQYRELTAVDTPLGVDEQEFAAAIDQLKLPDLPFQVRKVPPAPPRSTVP
- a CDS encoding SDR family oxidoreductase: MAAPLANQTVLITGASSGIGAACARQLAAAGARLILVARRQAPLEALAAELQQQHSTEVLTVVLDVRQSGAVGEAIANLPDPWQAIDILINNAGLSRGLDKQYEAPLEDWEAMIDTNVKGLLYVTRAVVPGMVARGHGHVVNVGSIAGRQTYPGGSVYCATKAAVRSLSEGLKLDLLGTPVRVTNIDPGLVETEFSLVRFDGDRDRAQGVYQGMTPLTGDDVADVIVFAVTRPAHVNISDVMLMPTAQASVFHTHRQAE
- the bcp gene encoding thioredoxin-dependent thiol peroxidase, which codes for MTLSVGNPAPDFSLPDATGKTYSLADLKGQRVVLYFYPRDNTPGCTKEACGFRDRYADYQGKDAIVLGVSTDDAKSHNKFIDKFSLPFPLLVDEGGEVASRYGVYGLKKFMGKEYMGITRSTFIIGPDGNLEKVYLKVKAETHADEVLADLETL
- a CDS encoding BMP family ABC transporter substrate-binding protein yields the protein MSDRNRSFRLSRRQVMRGLLASSAFGLTAKLSTGCAQSPSTEGSAATDGSAPEEMVVGFIYVGPKDDFGYNQAHAQGAAAMVANVPGIRLVEEASVPETTAVAEAMRSMIEIDGAKALFPTSFGYFDPHILAMAEEFPDVQFFHAGGLYQEGVHPKNICSYFGYIDEAQYVAGVVAAQMSPAGKLGFVAAKPIPQLLRNVNSFTLGARSVNPDATTQVIFTGDWSVPVKEAEATNSMADQGIEVITCHVDSPKVVMETAERRGVMTSGYHADQSPLAPKGYLTGAEWDWSSIYTALGKDFMAGKTLMTDGIPHILRGGLADNFCKLSAYGPAVSDEAKAAGDAAIAGIKSGEIVIYQGPLKTNTGDEILPADQQLKTDNVELEKMDYFVEGVIGSIS